One window from the genome of Halomicrobium zhouii encodes:
- a CDS encoding 60S ribosomal export protein NMD3: protein MSRSGAFCPRCGDEIPDEALESRPGEPQHSTSPLCDACYFDEFDLVDAPESIEVRVCAQCGAVHRGNRWVDIGAEDYTDVAIEEVSEALGIHVDAESVAWQVAPEQLDQNNIRMHAEFSGVIRDTPVTEQVEVPVKIARQTCTRCGKIAGGSFASIVQVRAVDRTPDSEEVDRAKEIAHEVVEEMEATGDRDAFVTEINEGSEGPNIKVSTNKIGMKVSRRIVDELGGSFSDSERLITEDEDGNEVYRVSYAVRLPKYRPGEIIDPDDGDGPVLVSSNQGNLKGRRLTTGEHYEASFEVGDEPEARRLGTREDAESTVLVAVEDERAVQVLDPETYEATTIARPDYMDPDADEVPVLKSRAGLHVLPETSDES, encoded by the coding sequence ATGAGTCGGTCGGGCGCGTTCTGTCCGCGGTGCGGAGACGAGATTCCGGACGAGGCGCTGGAATCGAGACCGGGCGAGCCACAGCACTCGACCAGCCCGCTCTGTGACGCCTGCTACTTCGACGAGTTCGACCTCGTGGACGCGCCGGAGTCCATCGAGGTCAGGGTGTGCGCGCAGTGCGGCGCGGTCCACCGGGGGAACCGGTGGGTCGACATCGGCGCGGAGGACTACACCGACGTCGCCATCGAGGAGGTCAGCGAGGCGCTGGGCATCCACGTCGACGCCGAGAGCGTGGCCTGGCAGGTCGCGCCGGAGCAGCTGGACCAGAACAACATCCGGATGCACGCGGAGTTCTCGGGCGTCATCCGCGACACGCCCGTCACCGAGCAGGTGGAGGTCCCGGTCAAGATCGCCCGCCAGACCTGCACCCGCTGTGGGAAGATCGCCGGTGGCTCCTTCGCCTCCATCGTTCAGGTCCGCGCGGTCGACCGGACGCCCGACAGCGAGGAGGTCGACCGGGCCAAGGAGATCGCCCACGAGGTCGTCGAGGAGATGGAAGCGACCGGGGACCGGGACGCTTTCGTCACGGAGATCAACGAGGGCTCGGAGGGGCCGAACATCAAGGTCTCGACCAACAAGATCGGGATGAAGGTCTCCCGCCGGATCGTCGACGAACTCGGCGGGAGCTTCTCGGACTCGGAGCGGCTGATCACCGAGGACGAGGACGGCAACGAGGTGTACCGGGTGAGCTACGCCGTCCGCCTGCCGAAGTACCGCCCCGGCGAGATCATCGACCCCGACGACGGCGACGGACCGGTGCTCGTGAGTTCGAACCAGGGCAACCTGAAAGGGAGACGGCTGACCACGGGCGAACACTACGAGGCCAGCTTCGAGGTCGGCGACGAGCCCGAGGCCCGCCGGCTGGGGACCCGCGAAGACGCCGAGTCGACCGTCCTGGTCGCCGTCGAGGACGAGCGCGCGGTCCAGGTGCTCGACCCCGAGACCTACGAGGCCACGACCATCGCGCGACCGGACTACATGGACCCCGACGCCGACGAGGTGCCGGTGCTCAAGAGCCGGGCCGGGTTGCACGTGCTGCCCGAGACGTCCGACGAGTCCTGA
- a CDS encoding SHOCT domain-containing protein, which produces MPALQFDHRLLSPLGVAEKCLALVPILLALSTGVVALLQVVNGLPAESILETLIVGWLLATPVAALVLWPLPDAVPVPDLGDAVARADQAEADSDDPVQRLRDRYAAGDIGQEEFERRLDDLLATEETSVGDPATGDRSSRHVSGESEPVTERE; this is translated from the coding sequence ATGCCCGCCCTCCAGTTCGACCACCGACTGCTGTCGCCCCTCGGCGTCGCCGAGAAGTGTCTGGCGCTCGTCCCCATCCTGCTCGCACTTTCGACCGGCGTCGTCGCCCTCTTGCAGGTCGTCAACGGCCTGCCCGCCGAGTCGATCCTCGAGACGTTGATAGTGGGCTGGTTACTGGCGACGCCGGTCGCCGCCCTCGTTCTGTGGCCGCTACCCGACGCCGTCCCCGTCCCGGACCTCGGCGACGCCGTAGCTCGGGCGGACCAGGCCGAGGCCGACAGCGACGACCCGGTCCAGCGACTCCGCGACCGCTACGCCGCCGGCGATATCGGTCAGGAAGAGTTCGAACGCCGGCTGGACGACCTGCTCGCGACGGAGGAGACGTCCGTCGGCGACCCGGCGACCGGCGACCGGTCGAGTCGCCACGTCAGCGGCGAGTCCGAGCCAGTGACGGAACGGGAGTGA
- a CDS encoding class I SAM-dependent methyltransferase, producing the protein MADSADQDLAAVVPKSRSQRVIDALESEGVYDDDRHVREWTDDAVAIPVTEPPESVDYLEIVRQVGEPRLRTLEDYLREMGWTDDELDLAPGSWAVVGSVVLVELGDAPRPNEVGEALLSLHGEADTVLSRGPITGEHREPAVEVVAGTGDTETIHHEHGTAYALDLAEVMFSPGNQAERTRMGDVVREGTERTERASGSERSERHASSEDERVLDMFAGVGYFTLPMARAGAEVTAVERNPDSFRYLVENAMLNDVGDRVHPYRADCRDVVEEFANEAPADRVVMGYYDATEPDGDSGYEYLDAALTALAPGGTIHVHEATPNDLVFDRPIERLRDAAATVDREVEVLETREVKSYSEGVAHVVVDAHVD; encoded by the coding sequence ATGGCAGATTCCGCCGACCAGGACCTCGCGGCGGTCGTCCCCAAGTCCCGCTCCCAGCGCGTCATCGACGCACTGGAATCCGAGGGCGTCTACGACGACGACCGCCACGTCCGCGAGTGGACCGACGACGCCGTCGCGATTCCCGTCACCGAGCCCCCAGAAAGCGTCGACTACCTGGAGATAGTCCGCCAGGTGGGCGAGCCGCGCCTGCGAACCCTCGAAGACTACCTCCGCGAGATGGGGTGGACCGACGACGAACTCGACCTGGCGCCGGGTTCCTGGGCCGTAGTCGGCAGCGTCGTCCTGGTCGAACTCGGCGACGCCCCACGACCCAACGAGGTCGGTGAGGCGCTGCTTTCGCTCCACGGCGAGGCCGACACCGTGCTGTCGCGGGGCCCGATCACCGGCGAGCACCGGGAACCCGCAGTCGAGGTTGTCGCCGGCACCGGCGACACGGAGACGATTCACCACGAGCACGGCACCGCCTACGCGCTGGACCTGGCCGAAGTCATGTTCTCGCCGGGGAACCAGGCGGAGCGTACGCGGATGGGGGACGTGGTGCGCGAGGGGACAGAGCGCACCGAACGGGCGAGCGGGAGCGAACGGAGTGAGCGACACGCGAGCAGCGAGGACGAGCGCGTCCTGGACATGTTCGCCGGCGTCGGCTACTTCACGCTCCCGATGGCGCGGGCCGGCGCCGAGGTCACCGCCGTCGAGCGCAACCCCGACTCCTTTCGCTACCTGGTCGAGAACGCGATGCTCAACGACGTGGGCGACCGCGTCCACCCCTATCGAGCGGATTGCCGCGACGTCGTCGAAGAGTTCGCGAACGAGGCCCCGGCCGACCGCGTCGTCATGGGCTACTACGACGCGACGGAGCCAGACGGAGACAGCGGCTACGAGTACCTCGACGCGGCGCTAACCGCGCTCGCGCCCGGCGGAACGATTCACGTCCACGAGGCGACGCCGAACGACCTGGTGTTCGACCGCCCCATCGAGCGACTGCGGGACGCCGCCGCAACGGTCGACCGCGAGGTCGAGGTATTGGAGACGCGCGAGGTCAAGAGCTACAGCGAAGGGGTCGCCCACGTCGTCGTGGACGCCCACGTGGACTGA
- a CDS encoding cellulase family glycosylhydrolase produces the protein MYTRRELLRSSAAGTVIGAGVLASSSNATADGASFGDGVNLQPSYFCDGDQDLGWDLLTDYPDIETVRIEIEPFSFGEVATTVEDAKRWIDEAGQNGLNVIATYHHYPDNGSPEASALQNAAEFWVEHYETLSADTDITVNMMNEWGNHDVTADEYASAYDDAISTVRDGTSYSGPIVCDAPGWGQGTYRLADAVEGIDDENLILSAHVYPSAWNATTGQNLVPADLDVMDETGYPCMIGEFGNYADSTGADWSAIIDYAKQLGWPVIGWAWNGDGSDDPMNMADPYWGDDCSADTYTESDYFGVVYDKLGDGGGTETPDTETPETDTPDTETPETDTPETDTPETDTPETDTPETDTPETEAPDTETPGTETPPQTEVPPSGDLVASIDPGATSGSVGDLMQFWISDETGNSTWITDLQWKLGNGSTGRGWYTDERYDSAGTYTVTLTATDNEGTTSTDTVDVTIS, from the coding sequence ATGTACACACGACGCGAGCTACTTCGGTCCTCTGCAGCGGGGACCGTCATCGGCGCAGGCGTACTGGCGAGCAGTTCGAACGCGACGGCCGACGGGGCCTCGTTCGGCGACGGCGTCAACCTCCAGCCGTCGTACTTCTGCGACGGGGACCAGGATCTGGGCTGGGACCTGCTGACCGACTACCCGGACATCGAGACTGTCCGGATCGAGATCGAGCCGTTCTCCTTCGGCGAGGTGGCCACGACGGTCGAGGACGCAAAGCGGTGGATCGACGAGGCCGGCCAGAACGGCCTGAACGTGATCGCGACGTATCACCACTACCCTGACAACGGGTCGCCCGAGGCCTCGGCGCTCCAGAACGCGGCTGAGTTCTGGGTCGAACATTACGAGACCCTCTCGGCCGACACCGATATCACGGTCAACATGATGAACGAGTGGGGGAACCACGACGTCACCGCAGACGAGTACGCGTCGGCGTACGACGACGCGATCAGCACGGTCCGGGACGGGACGAGCTACTCGGGGCCGATCGTCTGTGACGCCCCGGGCTGGGGCCAGGGGACCTACCGGCTGGCCGACGCCGTCGAAGGGATCGACGACGAGAACCTGATCCTCTCCGCCCACGTCTATCCCTCGGCCTGGAACGCGACGACGGGCCAGAATCTGGTTCCCGCGGACCTCGACGTCATGGACGAGACGGGCTACCCCTGCATGATCGGCGAGTTCGGCAACTACGCCGACAGTACCGGCGCCGACTGGTCGGCGATAATCGACTACGCGAAGCAACTCGGCTGGCCGGTGATCGGCTGGGCCTGGAACGGCGACGGCTCCGACGACCCGATGAACATGGCTGACCCCTACTGGGGCGACGACTGTTCGGCGGATACGTACACCGAGAGCGACTACTTCGGCGTCGTCTACGACAAGCTCGGCGACGGCGGCGGGACGGAGACGCCCGATACCGAAACGCCGGAGACGGACACACCAGACACCGAGACGCCAGAGACGGACACACCAGAGACGGACACACCAGAGACGGACACACCAGAGACGGACACACCAGAGACCGACACGCCGGAGACGGAGGCGCCCGACACGGAAACGCCCGGGACGGAGACGCCGCCCCAGACGGAGGTGCCGCCGTCAGGTGACCTCGTCGCCTCCATCGATCCGGGAGCGACGTCCGGGTCGGTCGGCGACCTGATGCAGTTCTGGATCAGCGACGAGACGGGCAACAGCACCTGGATCACCGATCTCCAGTGGAAACTGGGCAACGGGTCGACGGGCAGGGGCTGGTACACCGACGAGCGCTACGACTCGGCGGGCACCTACACCGTCACCCTCACCGCCACCGACAACGAGGGCACCACGAGCACGGACACGGTGGACGTGACCATCTCGTAG